Proteins from one Melopsittacus undulatus isolate bMelUnd1 unplaced genomic scaffold, bMelUnd1.mat.Z mat_scaffold_74_arrow_ctg1, whole genome shotgun sequence genomic window:
- the LOC117438868 gene encoding integrator complex subunit 7-like, giving the protein MRRYPIRAEAVGMAASAKSFLSDAGYGEQELDANSALMEVDKGLRYGKLGEQCEAVVRFPRLFKKYPFPNPNPLLRRAEEGARERHPGQRETLWAQGEVS; this is encoded by the exons ATGCGCAGGTATCCCATCCGAGCTGAAGCGGTCGGTATGGCTGCCAGCGCCAAATCGTTCCTGTCCGATGCAGGCtatggggagcaggagctggacgCGAATTCTGCTCTCATGGAAGTCGACAAAG GTCTCAGGTATGGGAAGCTCGGAGAGCAGTGCGAAGCCGTCGTTCGTTTTCCCAGGCTCTTCAAGAAATACCCTTTCCCTAATCCTAACCCTCTTCTGCGtcgggcagaagagggggcacgagaaaggcaccctgggcaaagggaaaccctgtgggcacagggcgaggtctcataa